Genomic segment of Odontesthes bonariensis isolate fOdoBon6 chromosome 10, fOdoBon6.hap1, whole genome shotgun sequence:
TCAGAGTGTGGAGGAACACTGACGGCCGACAGAGGCTCCTTCTCCTCTCCGTTCTTTCCTTCTAACTACCCTCCACGGACCTCATGCGTCTGGAACATCGAGGTAAGTTAGAAGTCCTCGAGCAGCTGATCGGGAGGCTATTCTGTTAAAGTTAAAAGCTGATTTCCTGCGTATTTATGGAAATGTCCAGTGTTGGTGGAGGTAAATGGACCCGCAGAACAGAGCTAGCCTGAGTGCTAATTATGTTGCTTCATTCAGTTAACTCTGTCGtcatttttcttcttcaggtCCCGAACGAAAAGTTTTTGAAGGTTCAGTTCATGAAGTTCTCGGTGGGGAATCAGAGCAAAGAGTGTCCTGGGGATTACGTGGAAGTGAACGATGACAGGTGAGGAAGCTGTGTTCACTCTTTGTCTGGACTTCCTGCCTTCGGACGGCGGCTGATGCATGAAGGCTTTGAAGAATGAAGGTGTTTTCCCTCCAGTTCTCTCATGTATTGGAGTTCTTTGAGTCAGTCGATTGATTTTTAATGAGTTCAGAGATGTTGAAATGTGTGTTTTGCAGTTTTTCCTGCATAAGGAAGCTACAACACACTAACTTAGTGAAGAAAACTGTGGCGACTTTGacttaattatttgttttggttcaaaataaatgttcatAGAGCTGAAGATCTTTATGACGTCTTACGGCCTCAGGTACACAGCTCACAGTCCTCTTTCTGATCAGGATCTTTGTTAGGATGAGAAACTTCCTGCTTGTGGAGTACCTCAAGGTTCTATTCTGGGGTccattttatttgctttttatttGCTCCCTTTGGGCTCGATCTTCTTAAACTCAAAGTCTAATTTCACGAAGAGTTAATCTTCTATTCCCTCAGAGGGTTTCCACAACAAACGCCTGCAGGAGGAAATAATGGGGTTGGTTTTGGTTTCAAGACTAAACAACTAACAAAAAATGTGGTCATCCGTCCAGAACAGCTGCAGAGCCCAGGAACTGGAACCTTAGTTTATCTCGaggttctttttattttatttccttttctgtttgttttttggacccattctttctgtttttatatttcaacaGCTaatctataaatatatatatttccttTATAAATCAACTGGATTTGAGTCGAATCATCAAATGTTGGGTTCTCATCAGAAGAAGCGACTCCAGCTCGATCTGTTTGGGGCTGATTTAACCTTCAATATTCTGCCCTCTCAGtggaaatatgtgtgtgtgtgttgcagattGTGTGGCAGGAAGTTAAAAAACACAGTCATCACCACAAAAAGCAACAAGATGACCATCAGGTTTAACTCCGACGCATCCTACGTGGACGAGGGTTTCATCGCCGAGTACGAAGCTTTTGTCCCGACCGATCGTAAGCCGACCATCTTTTCACATGTTTCACCCCATCAGAGTTTGGACTGCTTTTGTGTTGACTGtgtcagctgcgtttgaataaagctccaaatccgaagcttgagtttcaaaacttaatcacattttaactcctgatttaatctgatttcatcttttgttcttatttctttcttttttgtttaaaatttaaatcatgctttttatttctactgttttaatgtctctgtaaagcacttagaATCGCCTTGTAGATGAATTTTGCTGCACAAATAAAGTTGCCTTGCCTTTTCCTGCGGCGTTGTTGCTCAGCTTGTCCCGGGAGGTTCCGCTGCAGAAACAACCTGTGCATCAACTCGACCCTGCAGTGCGACGGCTGGAACGACTGCGGAGACAACGGCGACGAGGTGGACTGCGGTGAGTCCACGTCCTCCCGCGGCCCGTCGGCGTGTCGCTGACGGCAAACAACGTGACGCTGTCTGTTTGCTGTGTGTGTCCTGAGCTCCCTTCACTGCCTCCCTGCCGGCTGTCGGGTgaaatttaaggttttattgattgtttttaactCCATGGGCCCGTCTTATTTAAGTGAGCTGCTGCAGCCCAACACTCCACTCAGAGCATTGAGGTCAGCTGACCCGCTCCTGTTGGCTGTTCCCAAAGCCAAAGACCAGagctgatggaggtgatggagcaCCCAGAGGGTGGAGCAGCCTCCCGTCGGCTGTCAGCTCCTCTCAGTCTTTAGTCTTCAGTTccaatccagactgaaaactacttttatcattattgttacttttattgttattttatgtgATGGAGTCATTCTCATtgcttttattgatgactctcttgtgatgcagttgctgttgtgaagcactttggtcagctgaagctgttttaatgtgctatatgaataaatattgaattgaattgtgtgCCCAGAGTGCGAGCAGTCCCAGTTTAAGTGTAAGAACGGCCTCTGCAAACCGAAGTTGTGGAGGTGCGACCGCTCTGACGACTGCGGTGACAACAGCGACGAGGAGAACTGTGGTGGGTTCCTCTGGAAGTTAAACCGGCCTCCGGGTCGCAGTCCACTCTCTGGTGAAGATCTCACAGCTTGGCCGTTTCTTTTCTTTGCAGGTAAATGCGCAGACGGAGAGTTTTCCTGCAAAAACGGTCGCTGCGTCTCCAAGATGCGGAAATGTGACGGAAAAGACGACTGCGGGGACGGATCCGATGAGTCAAAGTGTGAGAGATGTAAGAAACATCTCCTGAACGCACCGACAGAACACCAGAGGCTTCCAGCTGCTGCCTGTTTTACATTAAACACAGAACACCAGAGGCTTCCAGCTGCTGCATGTTTTACATTAAACACAGAACACCAGAGGCTTCCAGCTGCTGCATGTTTTACATTAAACACAGAACACCAGAGGCTTCCAGCTGCTGCCTGTTTTACATTAAACACAGAACACCAGAGGCTTCAGAAGGTTAAATgaaacggggtcagaaggttaaatgaaacggggtcagaaggttaagtgaaacggggtcagaaggttaaacgaaacggggtcagaaggttaaacgaaacggggtcagaaggttaaacgaaacggggtcagaaggttaaacgaaacggggtcagaaggttAAACGAAACGGGTTCAGAAGGTTAAAcgaaacggggtcagaaggtgAAATGAAATGGGGTCAGAAGGTGAAGTgaaacggggtcagaaggtgaaacgaaacggggtcagaaggtgaaacgaaacggggtcagaaggtgaaacgaaacggggtcagaaggttaaacgaaacggggtcagaaggtgAAACGAAATGGGGTCAGAAGGTGAAAcgaaacggggtcagaaggtgaaacgaaacggggtcagaaggtgaaacgaaacggggtcagaaggtgaaacgaaacggggtcagaaggtgaagtgaaacggggtcagaaggttaaacgaaacggggtcagaaggtgaagtgaaacggggtcagaaggttaaacgaaacggggtcagaaggttaagtgaaacggggtcagaaggttaaacgaaacggggtcagaaggttaagtgaaacggggtcagaaggttaagcgaaacggggtcagaaggttaagcgaaacggggtcagaaggttaagcgaaacggggtcagaaggttaagcgaaacggggtcagaaggttaagcgaaacggggtcagaaggttaagcgaaacggggtcagaaggttaaacgaaacggggtcagaaggttaaacgaaacggggtcagaaggtgaaacgaaacggggtcagaaggtgaaacgaaacggggtcagaaggtgaagtgaaacggggtcagaaggttaaacgaaacggggtcagaaggtgaagtgaaacggggtcagaaggttaaacgaaacggggtcagaaggttaagtgaaacggggtcagaaggttaaacgaaacggggtcagaaggttaagtgaaacggggtcagaaggtgaagcgaaacggggtcagaaggtgaagtgaaacggggtcagaaggtgaagtgaaacggggtcagaaggtgaagtgaaacggggtcagaaggttaaacgaaacggggtcagaaggttaagcgaaacggggtcagaaggttaagcgaaacggggtcagaaggtgaagcgaaacggggtcagaaggtgaagcgaaacggggtcagaaggtgaagcgaaacggggtcagaaggtgaagcgaaacggggtcagaaggttaaacgaaacggggtcagaaggttaagcgaaacggggtcagaaggttaagcgaaacggggtcagaaggttaaacgaaacggggtcagaaggtgaagtgaaacggggtcagaaggttaaacgaaacggggtcagaaggtgaagtgaaacggggtcagaaggttaaacgaaacggggtcagaaggttaagtgaaacggggtcagaaggttaaacgaaacggggtcagaaggttaagtgaaacggggtcagaaggttaagcgaaacggggtcagaaggttaagcgaaacggggtcagaaggtgaagcgaaacggggtcagaaggtgaagcgaaacggggtcagaaggttaagcgaaacggggtcagaaggttaagcgaaacggggtcagaaggttaagcgaaacggggtcagaaggttaagcgaaacggggtcagaaggtgaaacgaaacggggtcagaaggttaagcgaaacggggtcagaaggttaagcgaaacggggtcagaaggttaaacgaaacggggtcagaaggtgaagcgaaacggggtcagaaggttaagcgaaacggggtcagaaggttaagcgaaacggggtcagaaggtgaagcgaaacggggtcagaaggtgaagcgaaacggggtcagaaggtgaagcgaaacggggtcagaaggtgaagcgaaacggggtcagaaggtgaagcgaaacggggtcagaaggtgaagcgaaacggggtcagaaggttaagcgaaacggggtcagaaggttaagcgaaacggggtcagaaggtgaagcgaaacggggtcagaaggtgaagcgaaacggggtcagaaggtgaagcgaaacggggtcagaaggtgaagcgaaacggggtcagaaggtgaagcgaaacggggtcagaaggtgaagcgaaacggggtcagaaggttaaacgaaacggggtcagaaggttaagtgaaacggggtcagaaggtgaagcgaaacggggtcagaaggttaaacgaaacggggtcagaaggtgaagcgaaacggggtcagaaggttaagcgaaacggggtcagaaggtgaagcgaaacggggtcagaaggtgaagcgaaacggggtcagaaggtgaaacgaaacggggtcagaaggttaagcgaaacggggtcagaaggttaagcgaaacggggtcagaaggttaagcgaaacggggtcagaaggttaaacgaaacggggtcagaaggttaagcgaaacggggtcagaaggttaagcgaaacggggtcagaaggtgaaacgaaacggggtcagaaggtgaaacgaaacggggtcagaaggtgaagcgaaacggggtcagaaggtgaagcgaaacggggtcagaaggtgaagcgaaacggggtcagaaggtgaagcgaaacggggtcagaaggtgaagcgaaacggggtcagaaggtgaagcgaaacggggtcagaaggtgaagcgaaacggggtcagaaggttaagcgaaacggggtcagaaggtgaagcgaaacggggtcagaaggtgaagcgaaacggggtcagaaggttaagcgaaacggggtcagaaggttaagcgaaacggggtcagaaggtgaagcgaaacggggtcagaaggtgaagcgaaacggggtcagaaggtgaagcgaaacggggtcagaaggtgaagcgaaacggggtcagaaggtgaagcgaaacggggtcagaaggttaagcgaaacggggtcagaaggtgaagcgaaacggggtcagaaggttaagcgaaacggggtcagaaggtgaaatgaaacggggtcagaaggttaaacgaaacggggtcagaaggttAAATATTTGAAGAATGAAGCTGCCGTCAGGTGACCAAACATTTCAGTCCTATATTTCCCATCATGCTTCATTAGATCCTGCCTGAAACTCACCTGTTGTCTTTCAGCTCTGCTGCTGCCGCAGTGCTCTGCGTTCACCTTCCGCTGCACCGATAAACGCTGCATCAGTAAAATGAACCCAGAGTGTGACGGACCGCTGGACTGCGAGGACGGCTCCGACGAGGCCGACTGCCGTACGTTACCCACACACACTGGGACACGCCCAGCGGGCTCCGTCTGCGTGCTCACCTTTGTGTGGTTGTTTTTCAGAGTGCGGGATGAGGCCGTTCCAGAGCTCCCGCATCGTGGGCGGTCAGGCGTCCCAGGTGGGCGAGTGGCCCTGGCAGGTCAGCCTCCACATCAAAGGAATGGGCCACGTGTGCGGAGCGTCCGTGTTGAACAGCCGCTGGCTGCTGACCGCCGCCCACTGCGTCCAGGACAGCGAATCACAAAAGTACGCCGTTACACCCCGTGACACTCTGTTACACCCCGTTAAAATCCGTTACACCCAATTACAACTCGTTACACCCCGTTACACTCCCCTACAGCCCGTTAAAATCTGTTACACCCAATTACAACTCGTTACACCCCGTTACACTCCCCTACAGCCCGTTAAAATCTGTTACACCCCCGTTACACCCCGTTACCCCTGGTTACACCCCGTTACAATCCGTTACACAATCCGTTGCAGCCGCTGGCTGCTGACCGCCACCCACTGCGTCCAGGACAGCGAATCACACAAGTACGCCGTTACACCCCGTTACACTCTGTTACAACCCGTTACAATCTGTTACACCCCGTTACAATCTGTTACACCCCGTTACAATCTGTTACACCCCGTTACAACCGGTTACACCCCATTACAATCCGTTACAATCCGTTACACCCCGTTACAATCTGTTACACCCCGTTACACTCCCCTACAGCCCGTTAAAATCTGTTACACTCCGTTACAATCTGTTACACCCCGTTACAATCTGTTACACCCCGTTACACTCCCCTACAGCCCGTTAAAATCTGTTACAATCCGTTACAATCCGTTACACCCCGTTACAACCGGTTACAATCTGTTACACCCCGTTACAATCTGTTACACCCCGTTACAATCTGTTACACCCCGTTACAACCGGTTACACCCCGTTACAATCCGTTACACCCCGTTACAATCTGTTACACCCCGTTACACTCCCCTACAGCCCGTTAAAATCTGTTACACTCCGTTACAATCTGTTACACCCCGTTACAATCTGTTACACCCCGTTACACTCCCCTACAGCCCGTTAAAATCTGTTACAATCCGTTACACCCCGTTACAATCTGTTACACCCCGTTACACTCCCCTACAGCCCGTTAAAATCTGTTACACTCCGTTACAGTCCGTTACACCCCGTTACAATCTGTTACACCCCGTTACACTCCCCAACAGCCCGTTAAAATCTGTTACACCCCGTTACACTCCCCTACAGCCCGTTAAAATCTGTTACACTCCGTTACAATCCGTTACACCCCGTTACAATCCGTTACACCCCGTTACAATCTGTTACACCCCGTTACAATCTGTTACACCCCGTTACAATCTGTTAAAACACGTTACAATCGTTACACCCCATTACAATCTGTTACACCCCATTACAATCGTTACACCCCGTTACAATCTGTTACACCCCGTTACAATCTGTTAAAACACGTTACAATCGTTACACCCCATTACAATCTGTTACACCCCATTACAATCGTTACACCCCGTTACAATCTGTTACACCCCGTTACAATCTGTTACACCCCGTTACAGTCCGTTACACCCCGTTACACCCCGTTACAATCTGTTAAAACACGTTACAATCGTTACACCCCATTACAATCGTTACACCCCGTTACAATCGTTACACCCCGTTACAATCTGTTACACCCCGTTACAGTCCGTTACACCCCGTTACAATCTGTTACACCCCGTTACAATCTGTTACACCCCGTTACAATCTGTTACACCCCGTTACAATCTGTTACACCCCGTTACAGTCCGTTACACCCCGTTACAATCTGTTACACCCCGTTACAATCTGTTACACCCCGTTACAATCTGTTACACCCCGTTACAATCTGTTACACCCCCGTTACATCCGGTTACAATTTGTTACAGTCCGTTACACCCCGGTACAATCCGTTACACCCCGTTACAATCCGTTACAATCTGTTACAATCCGTTACAATCCGTTACACCCCGTTACAATCCGTTACAATCCGTTACAATCCGTTACTATCCGTTAAACCCCGTCACACCCCGTTTCACTGTTTCTGAGTTTTAATGTGATCTGAATTCTGTTGAATTTGTTGTCCTCAGTAAGTCAAAGTAAGCTGCAGTTCTGAAGTCCCGACCCGGTCCGGGCTCTGGGCAGGATTAATCCCTCCACAAACCTTCGGTCTGTGTATAAAACTGTAAACGCTTCCCTCTGTGCTGGTGCAGGTACTCTCGGCCCGACCAATGGCAGGCCTTCCTGGGGCTGCATGTGCAGGGTCAGACCAATGAGTGGATGGTGAAGAGGAACGTGAGGCGGATCGTGGCCCACCGGGACTACAACCCCCACACCTACGACAACGACATCGCCCTGATGGAGCTCGATGACGCGGTGGAGCTGAACCAGTACATCTGGCCCATCTGCCTGCCCTCCTCCACCTACGACTTCCCAGCAGGCCAAGAGGCTTGGATCACCGGCTGGGGCACCACTTCAGAGGGAGGTGAGGCCTCCTGAAGGCGGCTTTACTCGGTGTGTCGGAGGACATGATGCTGCGGCGTgtttttaactagggctgggcaacgattaaaatgtttaatctgattaatcacatgatttccctgattaatcacgattaatctcatttgtacgcagaatccaaaaatgaatccaaaagtagcgtatagcttttagcatttagctttattttaaatgtgctgccatatgaatgaaagtgccataacatttgttgtgcaaacacacttttaacatcagcatctttctgtagtttttatgtagaagcctcgctccactgtctgtttccttgaatgacttgctgctatcagttgtgtgttttgcctttaagtgatattttagactggaactactacgctgagaagacaattcaacttggcagagtttacagatgactttggttctgtcgactccgccgtctggaagaactttaacatgaaaatggccgagtaaaagttccgtacccttctccatgtttggtggatccgccgattactttcttttcctgttccacagcagacagcaacagacttttacagaataaaagcctgtgagcagcagacttttacaaaataaaagcctgtgagcagcagacttttacaaaataaaagcctgtgagcagcagacttttacaaaataaaagcctgtgagcaacagacctttacaaaataaaagcctgtgagcaacagacttttacaataaaataaataataaaacctgcgtaaatgcacgataaaatatttatctgcgtttaataataacgagttaactcgcccggccGTGCTGCTAACTGATGACTTGCGTTCCCATGACTACATCAGATCATGGCGGGATGCCTTCCTGGGTCCATACCTCTGATTTTCTTTTCACCCCAGAGTTGTAATAAATGAGCTTCCTCAGCAGTTGGTGCCATCAGACGTGTGTAGCATGAGTTCAGCTGGAGCCCGTGTTGTGTTGCAGGGGTCAAAGCGAGCGTCCTGCAGAAGGCGGCGGTCCGGATCATCAACAGCACGGTGTGTAACGACCTGATGACCGACGAGGTCACGGACCGGATGCTGTGCGCCGGCGTGCTGAAAGGGGGCGTGGACGCCTGCCAGGTAGATCCCAGCGACACGTCTGCACGCGCTCAGTGCGGCTCTGTGGGTCCTAACCGCTCCCATCCTCTCTGACAGGGCGACTCCGGCGGGCCGCTGTCCGTCACCAACCCCAGTGGGCGGGTCTTCCTGGCGGGCGTGGTGAGCTGGGGCGAAGGCTGCGCCCACAGGAACAAGGCCGGCATCTACACCCGGGTCACAGAGTTCCGCGGCTGGATAAAGGAGCAGAGCGGCGTGTAGGGAGGCGTGGCCTCTCCAGCTGTTTCAGCATCTGGACTCTGAACACACCTCATTTTACACTTTTCATGTTCATGGTTTGGTTTGTTTATCGGTCaaagtgaaaaagcagcagaaGCTGAGATCAGATCTGTATTTAACTCTTTTATTTTAAGGTAAGCGGTGCGAAACACAAGCGTTAATCTGAAGGATTTTAGGGAAGCTGCTCTCAGCATCTTTCATCTTTAACCAGCTACTCAGGGAGGACCGCAGAATATTCTCAGGGAAACTTTATCTAAAATCATCTCAGTTTACTGACTTTCAAACCTCAGGGTTACAGATCACAGACGGTTCGATACGATCACCTGATGGCGGCGGCTGTAGTGGCATCATTATGAGATCAGAGGAACATTAGACTCCACTTTAGGTTTACCTTTAAAAGAACAGACTAATGAGAAGTCTCTGTTCGGCCTTTCGGCTCTTCAACGATAAAGTtctgacattttgttttattttggacttCACGCTTAGAGACCAAAGCAAGAAGGAACCAAGCTGCTGGTCCTGAATCAGCCGACATCAGGCGCTTTGACTCAGTGTGTGAGGCACCatgtggggtcacatggccctgaaaggatcggattattggctaaattacaatcagactgagttattaagtgcatgtagacaccttaatctgactaagaactggatcggatgggattcagaccccgagataactgggttgaaagtcactctaaacctgcttgtagacgctgaagcacgtggtgattcagactttgcgttctgcgcatgctccagatgttttcccggggtcgtgacccggaagtcaaaggagacgatattcctgttgttgtcgccgtcagaaagaaacaaacaacgcgatggagaatgctccgttgggcatcgagtttgtgcaacaagcagctcatcacagaccaaatgtagagggacgtagcttcatctggctctgcgttctccatctttctccaatgcctgagtttgttgttgttggtggtggtgaagaggtcaacaggaagtggctctattagcaacagctggaatgggtacagcgccacctatcataccggggtatgacacgctttgtgcctctgatcccattcattcaccgccacatatccaaggataactggaaagagctgttcctgtgaaacagtgagaatgcttatgagctgaatggggatagctgaaaatagttcaatattagcagtaaaaactgttgctgaggtGTTGGTTGAAgggattttgtgatttttgtgttctaccaaacttaacattggagttagtcagagaatttgagaggttgatctcggttcaaggctcatagctgaaattctgtaaatgtgagctctttagtagttacattggctgaaagaggacaatgtttcctacattttaaggtataatttgtttctctaagttaaactgtgtgaaagttagaggaatttgtttgaaaaaactgaaaaatttgaaacttatcagcacgcactcaactgtgtgctcattcataaaaatcaagaaggagcaaaatgttcatgtttttgaaactatcatatttcaaaattggctgaagatttgaaaaagctgaaacaattggtaatacctgaatgtcttgtgacccatttaaagtttgaatggtgtctctagctgaaagcatgcaggagtagttaggctggaaagagggagatgatttggaagagctgaaagcagtttccattcatttgaatgacgggaaaatctgaataaaagttgaatatcttaaaaagtgtaaaagttaaaaacaccaaaaatgaaagcaggaatctgctgagggagctgaacgttttgatgccaaaattgtagaaatagctgaaagtatgcaggagtagttagATCCCAAAAACTGGCggaataataaagagaaacaggaatttgctcaactcattctgattgtaaattagccaataatccgatcctttcggtgccatgtgaccccactgagtgacacaCCTGAGGTCCCACCTGTTGGCGCCCCTCAGGGGGCCCTGCGGGGAATATTATGGTCTGTGGCACTTATTAGGCTCACTCAGAGCCATCAGAACGGAGACGAAGGCCTTTCCAGTGATTTCTGAAACTCTTTAAGGTAGAACAGGACGATTCCGGCTGCGTTTGATGCTTTCTTAGTTCCGTCTGAGCGGCGCCGCCTTAAAGCCGTCCTTTTGTTACATTTCTTGTTGATATTCTGTGTGATTGTGTCTGTATTTGCAGCTTTGCTTGTGGGGATGATGGAATAGCTAATGCTGTGTTTGATGATGAAAACTGTagttttacacatttttatgGAAAGTTAATGGTATAAACTCTGTTTCGGTCGCTGTGATTGT
This window contains:
- the LOC142390464 gene encoding suppressor of tumorigenicity 14 protein homolog; amino-acid sequence: MDHLDSDETFSPTQDMDWAGEQFLPTSDSRQLEKKPGRRKKVLIGLGLLGTAAALALLTGMLVWHFNLRHDVRLKRVYIGSMGISNEPFKAEHEDPSSQQFRKLADLVKQQLKLIYAKNSVLAKYFRDSSVQAFSEGDADGGDGVVAYYQSEFEVPVPQQTSLDEAILGLREPTDGQQGRQGRLLLKPTDALSVNSVTSGALDPRMTGRSIPENSANIHVRTEGRVQSPGFPDTSYPPNIYRQWLFRADPRHRVRLVFHTLILEDDCQQDFIKIYDSLVPMERRALTEQCGYPHTSLTFLSSGNVMLLTLVTSEEKNFPGFRAIYSQVPLKDGECGGTLTADRGSFSSPFFPSNYPPRTSCVWNIEVPNEKFLKVQFMKFSVGNQSKECPGDYVEVNDDRLCGRKLKNTVITTKSNKMTIRFNSDASYVDEGFIAEYEAFVPTDPCPGRFRCRNNLCINSTLQCDGWNDCGDNGDEVDCECEQSQFKCKNGLCKPKLWRCDRSDDCGDNSDEENCGKCADGEFSCKNGRCVSKMRKCDGKDDCGDGSDESKCERSLLLPQCSAFTFRCTDKRCISKMNPECDGPLDCEDGSDEADCQCGMRPFQSSRIVGGQASQVGEWPWQVSLHIKGMGHVCGASVLNSRWLLTAAHCVQDSESQKYSRPDQWQAFLGLHVQGQTNEWMVKRNVRRIVAHRDYNPHTYDNDIALMELDDAVELNQYIWPICLPSSTYDFPAGQEAWITGWGTTSEGGVKASVLQKAAVRIINSTVCNDLMTDEVTDRMLCAGVLKGGVDACQGDSGGPLSVTNPSGRVFLAGVVSWGEGCAHRNKAGIYTRVTEFRGWIKEQSGV